In Myotis daubentonii chromosome 16, mMyoDau2.1, whole genome shotgun sequence, one DNA window encodes the following:
- the EMC6 gene encoding ER membrane protein complex subunit 6, translating into MAAVVAKREGPPFISEAAVRGNAAVLDYCRTSVSALSGATAGILGLTGLYGFIFYLLASVLLSLLLILKAGRRWNKYFKSRRPLFTGGLVGGLFTYVLFWTFLYGMVHVY; encoded by the coding sequence ATGGCCGCGGTGGTGGCCAAGCGGGAAGGGCCGCCGTTCATCAGCGAGGCCGCCGTGCGAGGCAACGCCGCGGTCCTGGATTACTGCCGCACCTCGGTGTCGGCGCTGTCGGGGGCCACGGCCGGCATCCTCGGCCTCACCGGCCTCTACGGCTTCATCTTCTACCTGCTCGCCTCCGtcctgctctccctgctgctcATCCTCAAGGCGGGCAGGAGGTGGAACAAATACTTTAAGTCCCGGAGGCCCCTCTTCACGGGCGGCCTGGTCGGAGGCCTCTTCACCTACGTGCTGTTCTGGACGTTCCTCTACGGCATGGTGCACGTCTACTGA
- the TAX1BP3 gene encoding tax1-binding protein 3: MSYIPGQPVTAVVQRVEIHKLRQGENLILGFSIGGGIDQDPSQNPFSEDKTDKGIYVTRVSEGGPAEIAGLQIGDKIMQVNGWDMTMVTHDQARKRLTKRSEEVVRLLVTRQSLQKAVQQSMLS, translated from the exons ATGTCCTACATCCCGGGCCAGCCGGTCACGGCCGTGGTG CAAAGAGTTGAAATTCATAAGCTGCGTCAAGGTGAGAATTTAATCCTGGGCTTCAGCATTGGAGGTGGAATTGACCAGGATCCCTCCCAGAATCCTTTCTCAGAAGACAAGACGGATAAG GGCATTTATGTCACACGGGTATCGGAAGGAGGCCCTGCTGAAATTGCTGGGCTACAGATTGGAGACAAGATCATGCAG GTGAACGGCTGGGACATGACCATGGTCACACACGACCAGGCCCGGAAGCGGCTCACCAAGCGCTCGGAGGAGGTGGTGCGCCTGCTGGTGACGCGGCAGTCGCTGCAGAAGGCCGTGCAGCAGTCCATGCTGTCCTAG
- the CTNS gene encoding cystinosin isoform X1: MIRSWLIVFILFPLTLIEKCESTVNLAVPPTVKLENGSSADVRIALQHPLNATLVITFEITFHSKNITILELPDEVVVPPGATESSFQVTSRNVGQITVFLHENHSSQTGPRIRFLVIRSNVVSIINQVVGWIYFAAWSISFYPQVIMNWRRKSVVGLSFDFVTLNLTGFVAYSVFNVGLFWMPHIKEQFFLKYPNGVNPVAVNDIFFSLHAVALTLVVLVQCLLYERGDQRVSWPAIGFLVLSWLFALIIMILAAVGVITWLQFLFCFSYIKLAVTLVKYFPQAYMNFVYKSTEGWSIGNVLLDFTGGCFSLLQMFLQSYNNDHWTLVFGDPTKFGLGIFSIFFDVVFFIQHFCLYRRKPGLQAAPTGSENHANQDWTRSWEQALPQATSVSGSSLKD; encoded by the exons ATGATAAGGAGTTGGCTGATTGTTTTTATCCTTTTCCCCCTGACGCTCATAGAGAAATGTG AGTCGACGGTCAACCTTGCTGTTCCTCCCACGGTGAAGCTGGAAAATGGGAGCTCAGCCGATGTCCGCATCGCCCTTCA GCATCCCCTAAATGCAACCTTGGTGATCACTTTTGAAATCAcatttcattcaaaaaatatcaCTATCCTTGAGCTGCCGGATGAA GTTGTGGTGCCTCCCGGAGCGACAGAGTCCTCTTTTCAAGTGACATCTCGAAATGTGGGACAAATTACTGTTTTTCTGCACGAAAATCATTCCAGCCAAACCGG CCCAAGGATACGCTTCTTGGTGATCCGCAGCAACGTCGTCAGTATCATAAACCAGGTGGTTGGCTGGATCTACTTTGCCGCCTGGTCCATCTCCTTCTACCCGCAGGTGATCATGAACTGGAGGCGGAAAAG TGTTGTCGGTCTGAGCTTCGACTTCGTTACCCTGAACCTGACGGGCTTCGTGGCCTACAGCGTGTTCAACGTGGGCCTCTTCTGGATGCCACACATCAAG GAGCAGTTTTTCCTCAAATACCCGAATGGCGTGAACCCTGTGGCGGTTAACGACATCTTCTTCAGCCTGCACGCCGTGGCCCTCACCCTGGTGGTCCTGGTGCAGTGCCTCCTGTACGAG CGCGGCGACCAGCGGGTGTCCTGGCCTGCCATCGGCTTCCTGGTGCTCTCGTGGCTCTTCGCGCTCATCATCATGATTTTGGCCGCAGTCGGGGTAATCACGTGGCTGCAGTTTCTCTTCTGCTTCTCCTACATCAAGCTCGCGGTGACACTGGTCAAGTACTTTCCGCAG GCCTACATGAACTTTGTCTACAAAAGCACCGAGGGCTGGAGCATTGGCAACGTGCTTCTGGACTTCACTGGGGGCTGCTTCAGCCTCCTCCAGATGTTCCTCCAGTCCTACAACAATG ACCACTGGACACTGGTCTTTGGAGACCCGACCAAGTTTGGACTCGGCATCTTCTCCATCTTCTTCGACGTTGTCTTCTTCATCCAGCACTTCTGCTTGTACAGAAGGAAACCCGG gCTTCAGGCAGCACCCACAGGTTCTGAGAACCATGCCAACCAGGACTGGACgaggagctgggagcaggccttGCCTCAAGCAACCAGTGTTTCTGGGAGCAGCTTGAAGGACTGA
- the CTNS gene encoding cystinosin isoform X2, with protein MLGRRKRQRLPPMAAGESTVNLAVPPTVKLENGSSADVRIALQHPLNATLVITFEITFHSKNITILELPDEVVVPPGATESSFQVTSRNVGQITVFLHENHSSQTGPRIRFLVIRSNVVSIINQVVGWIYFAAWSISFYPQVIMNWRRKSVVGLSFDFVTLNLTGFVAYSVFNVGLFWMPHIKEQFFLKYPNGVNPVAVNDIFFSLHAVALTLVVLVQCLLYERGDQRVSWPAIGFLVLSWLFALIIMILAAVGVITWLQFLFCFSYIKLAVTLVKYFPQAYMNFVYKSTEGWSIGNVLLDFTGGCFSLLQMFLQSYNNDHWTLVFGDPTKFGLGIFSIFFDVVFFIQHFCLYRRKPGLQAAPTGSENHANQDWTRSWEQALPQATSVSGSSLKD; from the exons ATGTTGGGGAGGAGGAAGCGGCAGCGTCTCCCTCCAATGGCAGCGGGAG AGTCGACGGTCAACCTTGCTGTTCCTCCCACGGTGAAGCTGGAAAATGGGAGCTCAGCCGATGTCCGCATCGCCCTTCA GCATCCCCTAAATGCAACCTTGGTGATCACTTTTGAAATCAcatttcattcaaaaaatatcaCTATCCTTGAGCTGCCGGATGAA GTTGTGGTGCCTCCCGGAGCGACAGAGTCCTCTTTTCAAGTGACATCTCGAAATGTGGGACAAATTACTGTTTTTCTGCACGAAAATCATTCCAGCCAAACCGG CCCAAGGATACGCTTCTTGGTGATCCGCAGCAACGTCGTCAGTATCATAAACCAGGTGGTTGGCTGGATCTACTTTGCCGCCTGGTCCATCTCCTTCTACCCGCAGGTGATCATGAACTGGAGGCGGAAAAG TGTTGTCGGTCTGAGCTTCGACTTCGTTACCCTGAACCTGACGGGCTTCGTGGCCTACAGCGTGTTCAACGTGGGCCTCTTCTGGATGCCACACATCAAG GAGCAGTTTTTCCTCAAATACCCGAATGGCGTGAACCCTGTGGCGGTTAACGACATCTTCTTCAGCCTGCACGCCGTGGCCCTCACCCTGGTGGTCCTGGTGCAGTGCCTCCTGTACGAG CGCGGCGACCAGCGGGTGTCCTGGCCTGCCATCGGCTTCCTGGTGCTCTCGTGGCTCTTCGCGCTCATCATCATGATTTTGGCCGCAGTCGGGGTAATCACGTGGCTGCAGTTTCTCTTCTGCTTCTCCTACATCAAGCTCGCGGTGACACTGGTCAAGTACTTTCCGCAG GCCTACATGAACTTTGTCTACAAAAGCACCGAGGGCTGGAGCATTGGCAACGTGCTTCTGGACTTCACTGGGGGCTGCTTCAGCCTCCTCCAGATGTTCCTCCAGTCCTACAACAATG ACCACTGGACACTGGTCTTTGGAGACCCGACCAAGTTTGGACTCGGCATCTTCTCCATCTTCTTCGACGTTGTCTTCTTCATCCAGCACTTCTGCTTGTACAGAAGGAAACCCGG gCTTCAGGCAGCACCCACAGGTTCTGAGAACCATGCCAACCAGGACTGGACgaggagctgggagcaggccttGCCTCAAGCAACCAGTGTTTCTGGGAGCAGCTTGAAGGACTGA
- the CTNS gene encoding cystinosin isoform X3, whose amino-acid sequence MIRSWLIVFILFPLTLIEKCESTVNLAVPPTVKLENGSSADVRIALQHPLNATLVITFEITFHSKNITILELPDEVVVPPGATESSFQVTSRNVGQITVFLHENHSSQTGPRIRFLVIRSNVVSIINQVVGWIYFAAWSISFYPQVIMNWRRKSVVGLSFDFVTLNLTGFVAYSVFNVGLFWMPHIKEQFFLKYPNGVNPVAVNDIFFSLHAVALTLVVLVQCLLYERGDQRVSWPAIGFLVLSWLFALIIMILAAVGVITWLQFLFCFSYIKLAVTLVKYFPQAYMNFVYKSTEGWSIGNVLLDFTGGCFSLLQMFLQSYNNGFRQHPQVLRTMPTRTGRGAGSRPCLKQPVFLGAA is encoded by the exons ATGATAAGGAGTTGGCTGATTGTTTTTATCCTTTTCCCCCTGACGCTCATAGAGAAATGTG AGTCGACGGTCAACCTTGCTGTTCCTCCCACGGTGAAGCTGGAAAATGGGAGCTCAGCCGATGTCCGCATCGCCCTTCA GCATCCCCTAAATGCAACCTTGGTGATCACTTTTGAAATCAcatttcattcaaaaaatatcaCTATCCTTGAGCTGCCGGATGAA GTTGTGGTGCCTCCCGGAGCGACAGAGTCCTCTTTTCAAGTGACATCTCGAAATGTGGGACAAATTACTGTTTTTCTGCACGAAAATCATTCCAGCCAAACCGG CCCAAGGATACGCTTCTTGGTGATCCGCAGCAACGTCGTCAGTATCATAAACCAGGTGGTTGGCTGGATCTACTTTGCCGCCTGGTCCATCTCCTTCTACCCGCAGGTGATCATGAACTGGAGGCGGAAAAG TGTTGTCGGTCTGAGCTTCGACTTCGTTACCCTGAACCTGACGGGCTTCGTGGCCTACAGCGTGTTCAACGTGGGCCTCTTCTGGATGCCACACATCAAG GAGCAGTTTTTCCTCAAATACCCGAATGGCGTGAACCCTGTGGCGGTTAACGACATCTTCTTCAGCCTGCACGCCGTGGCCCTCACCCTGGTGGTCCTGGTGCAGTGCCTCCTGTACGAG CGCGGCGACCAGCGGGTGTCCTGGCCTGCCATCGGCTTCCTGGTGCTCTCGTGGCTCTTCGCGCTCATCATCATGATTTTGGCCGCAGTCGGGGTAATCACGTGGCTGCAGTTTCTCTTCTGCTTCTCCTACATCAAGCTCGCGGTGACACTGGTCAAGTACTTTCCGCAG GCCTACATGAACTTTGTCTACAAAAGCACCGAGGGCTGGAGCATTGGCAACGTGCTTCTGGACTTCACTGGGGGCTGCTTCAGCCTCCTCCAGATGTTCCTCCAGTCCTACAACAATG gCTTCAGGCAGCACCCACAGGTTCTGAGAACCATGCCAACCAGGACTGGACgaggagctgggagcaggccttGCCTCAAGCAACCAGTGTTTCTGGGAGCAGCTTGA